One region of Megalopta genalis isolate 19385.01 chromosome 15, iyMegGena1_principal, whole genome shotgun sequence genomic DNA includes:
- the LOC117219528 gene encoding uncharacterized protein LOC117219528 isoform X1 translates to MVKGNTSMALESNGNNVVWLNTTRPDQIQQSQPIEQPVKCSMFTQTEQTNSFTQTEQSNSSYGDQRQQQAAMFDPQQMQQQQAAQGQQSQQQQSQQMYVTTDKKEDKSQQQSATAEFPFYYNVNMLQKVQTNVGTIGAITTDDKGCYRFDVQPVGYNTLLNQMSIAAATNATFKCDICGLVFGHMSLLNHHKRIHNTTPSNLQQQPQQVVVQTPTTVTVATTPERPYTCDICGACFALPGELKSHKTNMHQKPKVQICEDCGSEDPCEHHPTKIKKTIKPGHHPVKRRGVTSVTKCHKCNGTGIIFIGKDDDKLDSGISSLAKCGACKATGRIIIGSGKQNSQNQAEKPFHCNVCDGTFSRYSSLWSHKRLHSGDKPFKCDICGLAFAKAAYLKNHGRVHTGEKPFKCSVCGMQFSQSPHLKNHERIHSGERPYQCEVCEKTFARHSTLWNHRRIHTGEKPYKCSICGSAFNQATHLKNHAKVHTGEKPHRCDICEIGFSDRFALKRHRAIHEKYGQTARNQNANNPTNAQQPNASNQQQQQQPQQQQQQQGQQVVVVNTTTPVTVSQGQGQAVMLEEVYKCQVTFPDSK, encoded by the exons AT GGTCAAAGGCAACACATCAATGGCCCTAGAATCAAATGGCAACAACGTGGTGTGGTTGAACACAACCCGTCCTGATCAAATACAACAG AGCCAACCGATCGAGCAGCCAGTGAAGTGTTCCATGTTTACTCAAACCGAGCAAACTAATAGTTTTACTCAGACGGAGCAGAGCAATTCAAGCTACGGAGATCAAAGACAG CAGCAAGCAGCAATGTTTGACCCACAACAAATGCAGCAGCAGCAGGCTGCTCAGGGTCAACAGTCGCAGCAGCAGCAGTCACAGCAGATGTATGTCACGACTGACAAGAAGGAGGACAAATCTCAGCAGCAGTCAGCTACTGCAGAGTTTCCCTTCTACTACAATGTCAACATGCTCCAGAAGGTTCAAACAAATGTGGGCACAATTGGCGCAATTACTACCGACGACAAAGGTTGCTATCGTTTTGACGTGCAACCTGTTGGGTACAACACATTGTTGAATCAGATGAGTATCGCGGCTGCCACCAATGCTACCTTCAAGTGTGACATCTGTGGCCTCGTGTTTGGACACATGAGCTTACTGAATCACCACAAACGGATTCATAACACAACGCCTAGTAATCttcaacaacaaccacaacaagtcGTTGTACAAACACCAACAACCGTTACTGTTGCCACCACACCAGAGAGaccatatacctgtgatatatgtGGAGCCTGCTTCGCACTACCAGGAGAATTGAAAAGCCATAAAACAAACATGCATCAAAAACCGAAGGTGCAGATTTGTGAAGATTGTGGTAGTGAGGACCCCTGTGAACATCATCCCACTAAAATTAAAAAGA CTATTAAACCTGGTCATCATCCGGTGAAACGAAGGGGTGTTACCAGTGTGACTAAATGTCATAAGTGTAATGGCACaggaataatttttattg GTAAAGACGACGATAAACTAGATTCTGGAATCAGTTCCCTCGCAAAGTGTGGCGCCTGCAAGGCAACAGGCCGCATCATCATAGGAA GTGGGAAACAAAACAGTCAAAATCAGGCAGAGAAACCGTTTCATTGTAATGTGTGCGATGGAACATTCTCCCGGTACTCGTCGCTTTGGTCCCATAAGAGACTGCATTCTGGAGATAAACCTTTCAAGTGTGATATTTGCGGCTTGGCATTTGCAAAAG CCGCTTATCTGAAGAATCACGGAAGGGTGCATACCGGCGAAAAGCCATTCAAATGCAGTGTCTGTGGCATGCAGTTCTCGCAAAGTCCTCATTTAAAGAACCACGAAAGAATTCATTCTGGTGAACGTCCTTATCAGTGTGAAGTGTGTGAAAAAACATTTGCCAGACATTCGACCCTCTGGAATCACAGGAGGATCCACACAGGCGAAAAACCTTATAAATGTAGTATATGTGGCTCGGCCTTTAATCAAGCTACACATCTGAAGAATCACGCGAAGGTCCACACCGGTGAAAAGCCCCACAG ATGTGATATATGTGAGATCGGATTTTCCGATCGTTTTGCACTGAAGCGTCACCGTGCTATCCATGAAAAGTACGGACAAACAGCCCGGAATCAGAACGCGAACAATCCAACAAACGCACAGCAACCGAATGCGAGCAAccagcagcaacaacagcagccccagcagcagcaacagcagcaaggTCAACAGGTGGTCGTTGTGAACACCACGACTCCAGTCACCGTCAGCCAAGGACAAGGGCAAGCGGTAATGCTCGAAGAAGTCTACAAGTGTCAGGTGACGTTCCCAGACTctaaatga
- the LOC117219528 gene encoding uncharacterized protein LOC117219528 isoform X4, producing the protein MVKGNTSMALESNGNNVVWLNTTRPDQIQQSQPIEQPVKCSMFTQTEQTNSFTQTEQSNSSYGDQRQQQAAMFDPQQMQQQQAAQGQQSQQQQSQQMYVTTDKKEDKSQQQSATAEFPFYYNVNMLQKVQTNVGTIGAITTDDKGCYRFDVQPVGYNTLLNQMSIAAATNATFKCDICGLVFGHMSLLNHHKRIHNTTPSNLQQQPQQVVVQTPTTVTVATTPERPYTCDICGACFALPGELKSHKTNMHQKPKVQICEDCGSEDPCEHHPTKIKKTIKPGHHPVKRRGVTSVTKCHKCNGTGIIFIGKDDDKLDSGISSLAKCGACKATGRIIIGSGKQNSQNQAEKPFHCNVCDGTFSRYSSLWSHKRLHSGDKPFKCDICGLAFAKAAYLKNHGRVHTGEKPFKCSVCGMQFSQSPHLKNHERIHSGERPYQCEVCEKTFARHSTLWNHRRIHTGEKPYKCSICGSAFNQATHLKNHAKVHTGEKPHRCDICEIGFSDRFALKRHRAIHEKYGQTARNQNANNPTNAQQPNASNQQQQQQPQQQQQQQGQQVVVVNTTTPVTVSQGQGQAELVKGLIF; encoded by the exons AT GGTCAAAGGCAACACATCAATGGCCCTAGAATCAAATGGCAACAACGTGGTGTGGTTGAACACAACCCGTCCTGATCAAATACAACAG AGCCAACCGATCGAGCAGCCAGTGAAGTGTTCCATGTTTACTCAAACCGAGCAAACTAATAGTTTTACTCAGACGGAGCAGAGCAATTCAAGCTACGGAGATCAAAGACAG CAGCAAGCAGCAATGTTTGACCCACAACAAATGCAGCAGCAGCAGGCTGCTCAGGGTCAACAGTCGCAGCAGCAGCAGTCACAGCAGATGTATGTCACGACTGACAAGAAGGAGGACAAATCTCAGCAGCAGTCAGCTACTGCAGAGTTTCCCTTCTACTACAATGTCAACATGCTCCAGAAGGTTCAAACAAATGTGGGCACAATTGGCGCAATTACTACCGACGACAAAGGTTGCTATCGTTTTGACGTGCAACCTGTTGGGTACAACACATTGTTGAATCAGATGAGTATCGCGGCTGCCACCAATGCTACCTTCAAGTGTGACATCTGTGGCCTCGTGTTTGGACACATGAGCTTACTGAATCACCACAAACGGATTCATAACACAACGCCTAGTAATCttcaacaacaaccacaacaagtcGTTGTACAAACACCAACAACCGTTACTGTTGCCACCACACCAGAGAGaccatatacctgtgatatatgtGGAGCCTGCTTCGCACTACCAGGAGAATTGAAAAGCCATAAAACAAACATGCATCAAAAACCGAAGGTGCAGATTTGTGAAGATTGTGGTAGTGAGGACCCCTGTGAACATCATCCCACTAAAATTAAAAAGA CTATTAAACCTGGTCATCATCCGGTGAAACGAAGGGGTGTTACCAGTGTGACTAAATGTCATAAGTGTAATGGCACaggaataatttttattg GTAAAGACGACGATAAACTAGATTCTGGAATCAGTTCCCTCGCAAAGTGTGGCGCCTGCAAGGCAACAGGCCGCATCATCATAGGAA GTGGGAAACAAAACAGTCAAAATCAGGCAGAGAAACCGTTTCATTGTAATGTGTGCGATGGAACATTCTCCCGGTACTCGTCGCTTTGGTCCCATAAGAGACTGCATTCTGGAGATAAACCTTTCAAGTGTGATATTTGCGGCTTGGCATTTGCAAAAG CCGCTTATCTGAAGAATCACGGAAGGGTGCATACCGGCGAAAAGCCATTCAAATGCAGTGTCTGTGGCATGCAGTTCTCGCAAAGTCCTCATTTAAAGAACCACGAAAGAATTCATTCTGGTGAACGTCCTTATCAGTGTGAAGTGTGTGAAAAAACATTTGCCAGACATTCGACCCTCTGGAATCACAGGAGGATCCACACAGGCGAAAAACCTTATAAATGTAGTATATGTGGCTCGGCCTTTAATCAAGCTACACATCTGAAGAATCACGCGAAGGTCCACACCGGTGAAAAGCCCCACAG ATGTGATATATGTGAGATCGGATTTTCCGATCGTTTTGCACTGAAGCGTCACCGTGCTATCCATGAAAAGTACGGACAAACAGCCCGGAATCAGAACGCGAACAATCCAACAAACGCACAGCAACCGAATGCGAGCAAccagcagcaacaacagcagccccagcagcagcaacagcagcaaggTCAACAGGTGGTCGTTGTGAACACCACGACTCCAGTCACCGTCAGCCAAGGACAAGGGCAAGCG GAGCTGGTAAAGGGGTTAATTTTTTAA
- the LOC117219528 gene encoding uncharacterized protein LOC117219528 isoform X3, with protein sequence MALESNGNNVVWLNTTRPDQIQQSQPIEQPVKCSMFTQTEQTNSFTQTEQSNSSYGDQRQQQAAMFDPQQMQQQQAAQGQQSQQQQSQQMYVTTDKKEDKSQQQSATAEFPFYYNVNMLQKVQTNVGTIGAITTDDKGCYRFDVQPVGYNTLLNQMSIAAATNATFKCDICGLVFGHMSLLNHHKRIHNTTPSNLQQQPQQVVVQTPTTVTVATTPERPYTCDICGACFALPGELKSHKTNMHQKPKVQICEDCGSEDPCEHHPTKIKKTIKPGHHPVKRRGVTSVTKCHKCNGTGIIFIGKDDDKLDSGISSLAKCGACKATGRIIIGSGKQNSQNQAEKPFHCNVCDGTFSRYSSLWSHKRLHSGDKPFKCDICGLAFAKAAYLKNHGRVHTGEKPFKCSVCGMQFSQSPHLKNHERIHSGERPYQCEVCEKTFARHSTLWNHRRIHTGEKPYKCSICGSAFNQATHLKNHAKVHTGEKPHRCDICEIGFSDRFALKRHRAIHEKYGQTARNQNANNPTNAQQPNASNQQQQQQPQQQQQQQGQQVVVVNTTTPVTVSQGQGQAVMLEEVYKCQVTFPDSK encoded by the exons ATGGCCCTAGAATCAAATGGCAACAACGTGGTGTGGTTGAACACAACCCGTCCTGATCAAATACAACAG AGCCAACCGATCGAGCAGCCAGTGAAGTGTTCCATGTTTACTCAAACCGAGCAAACTAATAGTTTTACTCAGACGGAGCAGAGCAATTCAAGCTACGGAGATCAAAGACAG CAGCAAGCAGCAATGTTTGACCCACAACAAATGCAGCAGCAGCAGGCTGCTCAGGGTCAACAGTCGCAGCAGCAGCAGTCACAGCAGATGTATGTCACGACTGACAAGAAGGAGGACAAATCTCAGCAGCAGTCAGCTACTGCAGAGTTTCCCTTCTACTACAATGTCAACATGCTCCAGAAGGTTCAAACAAATGTGGGCACAATTGGCGCAATTACTACCGACGACAAAGGTTGCTATCGTTTTGACGTGCAACCTGTTGGGTACAACACATTGTTGAATCAGATGAGTATCGCGGCTGCCACCAATGCTACCTTCAAGTGTGACATCTGTGGCCTCGTGTTTGGACACATGAGCTTACTGAATCACCACAAACGGATTCATAACACAACGCCTAGTAATCttcaacaacaaccacaacaagtcGTTGTACAAACACCAACAACCGTTACTGTTGCCACCACACCAGAGAGaccatatacctgtgatatatgtGGAGCCTGCTTCGCACTACCAGGAGAATTGAAAAGCCATAAAACAAACATGCATCAAAAACCGAAGGTGCAGATTTGTGAAGATTGTGGTAGTGAGGACCCCTGTGAACATCATCCCACTAAAATTAAAAAGA CTATTAAACCTGGTCATCATCCGGTGAAACGAAGGGGTGTTACCAGTGTGACTAAATGTCATAAGTGTAATGGCACaggaataatttttattg GTAAAGACGACGATAAACTAGATTCTGGAATCAGTTCCCTCGCAAAGTGTGGCGCCTGCAAGGCAACAGGCCGCATCATCATAGGAA GTGGGAAACAAAACAGTCAAAATCAGGCAGAGAAACCGTTTCATTGTAATGTGTGCGATGGAACATTCTCCCGGTACTCGTCGCTTTGGTCCCATAAGAGACTGCATTCTGGAGATAAACCTTTCAAGTGTGATATTTGCGGCTTGGCATTTGCAAAAG CCGCTTATCTGAAGAATCACGGAAGGGTGCATACCGGCGAAAAGCCATTCAAATGCAGTGTCTGTGGCATGCAGTTCTCGCAAAGTCCTCATTTAAAGAACCACGAAAGAATTCATTCTGGTGAACGTCCTTATCAGTGTGAAGTGTGTGAAAAAACATTTGCCAGACATTCGACCCTCTGGAATCACAGGAGGATCCACACAGGCGAAAAACCTTATAAATGTAGTATATGTGGCTCGGCCTTTAATCAAGCTACACATCTGAAGAATCACGCGAAGGTCCACACCGGTGAAAAGCCCCACAG ATGTGATATATGTGAGATCGGATTTTCCGATCGTTTTGCACTGAAGCGTCACCGTGCTATCCATGAAAAGTACGGACAAACAGCCCGGAATCAGAACGCGAACAATCCAACAAACGCACAGCAACCGAATGCGAGCAAccagcagcaacaacagcagccccagcagcagcaacagcagcaaggTCAACAGGTGGTCGTTGTGAACACCACGACTCCAGTCACCGTCAGCCAAGGACAAGGGCAAGCGGTAATGCTCGAAGAAGTCTACAAGTGTCAGGTGACGTTCCCAGACTctaaatga
- the LOC117219528 gene encoding uncharacterized protein LOC117219528 isoform X5: MVKGNTSMALESNGNNVVWLNTTRPDQIQQSQPIEQPVKCSMFTQTEQTNSFTQTEQSNSSYGDQRQQQAAMFDPQQMQQQQAAQGQQSQQQQSQQMYVTTDKKEDKSQQQSATAEFPFYYNVNMLQKVQTNVGTIGAITTDDKGCYRFDVQPVGYNTLLNQMSIAAATNATFKCDICGLVFGHMSLLNHHKRIHNTTPSNLQQQPQQVVVQTPTTVTVATTPERPYTCDICGACFALPGELKSHKTNMHQKPKVQICEDCGSEDPCEHHPTKIKKTIKPGHHPVKRRGVTSVTKCHKCNGTGIIFIGGKQNSQNQAEKPFHCNVCDGTFSRYSSLWSHKRLHSGDKPFKCDICGLAFAKAAYLKNHGRVHTGEKPFKCSVCGMQFSQSPHLKNHERIHSGERPYQCEVCEKTFARHSTLWNHRRIHTGEKPYKCSICGSAFNQATHLKNHAKVHTGEKPHRCDICEIGFSDRFALKRHRAIHEKYGQTARNQNANNPTNAQQPNASNQQQQQQPQQQQQQQGQQVVVVNTTTPVTVSQGQGQAVMLEEVYKCQVTFPDSK; the protein is encoded by the exons AT GGTCAAAGGCAACACATCAATGGCCCTAGAATCAAATGGCAACAACGTGGTGTGGTTGAACACAACCCGTCCTGATCAAATACAACAG AGCCAACCGATCGAGCAGCCAGTGAAGTGTTCCATGTTTACTCAAACCGAGCAAACTAATAGTTTTACTCAGACGGAGCAGAGCAATTCAAGCTACGGAGATCAAAGACAG CAGCAAGCAGCAATGTTTGACCCACAACAAATGCAGCAGCAGCAGGCTGCTCAGGGTCAACAGTCGCAGCAGCAGCAGTCACAGCAGATGTATGTCACGACTGACAAGAAGGAGGACAAATCTCAGCAGCAGTCAGCTACTGCAGAGTTTCCCTTCTACTACAATGTCAACATGCTCCAGAAGGTTCAAACAAATGTGGGCACAATTGGCGCAATTACTACCGACGACAAAGGTTGCTATCGTTTTGACGTGCAACCTGTTGGGTACAACACATTGTTGAATCAGATGAGTATCGCGGCTGCCACCAATGCTACCTTCAAGTGTGACATCTGTGGCCTCGTGTTTGGACACATGAGCTTACTGAATCACCACAAACGGATTCATAACACAACGCCTAGTAATCttcaacaacaaccacaacaagtcGTTGTACAAACACCAACAACCGTTACTGTTGCCACCACACCAGAGAGaccatatacctgtgatatatgtGGAGCCTGCTTCGCACTACCAGGAGAATTGAAAAGCCATAAAACAAACATGCATCAAAAACCGAAGGTGCAGATTTGTGAAGATTGTGGTAGTGAGGACCCCTGTGAACATCATCCCACTAAAATTAAAAAGA CTATTAAACCTGGTCATCATCCGGTGAAACGAAGGGGTGTTACCAGTGTGACTAAATGTCATAAGTGTAATGGCACaggaataatttttattg GTGGGAAACAAAACAGTCAAAATCAGGCAGAGAAACCGTTTCATTGTAATGTGTGCGATGGAACATTCTCCCGGTACTCGTCGCTTTGGTCCCATAAGAGACTGCATTCTGGAGATAAACCTTTCAAGTGTGATATTTGCGGCTTGGCATTTGCAAAAG CCGCTTATCTGAAGAATCACGGAAGGGTGCATACCGGCGAAAAGCCATTCAAATGCAGTGTCTGTGGCATGCAGTTCTCGCAAAGTCCTCATTTAAAGAACCACGAAAGAATTCATTCTGGTGAACGTCCTTATCAGTGTGAAGTGTGTGAAAAAACATTTGCCAGACATTCGACCCTCTGGAATCACAGGAGGATCCACACAGGCGAAAAACCTTATAAATGTAGTATATGTGGCTCGGCCTTTAATCAAGCTACACATCTGAAGAATCACGCGAAGGTCCACACCGGTGAAAAGCCCCACAG ATGTGATATATGTGAGATCGGATTTTCCGATCGTTTTGCACTGAAGCGTCACCGTGCTATCCATGAAAAGTACGGACAAACAGCCCGGAATCAGAACGCGAACAATCCAACAAACGCACAGCAACCGAATGCGAGCAAccagcagcaacaacagcagccccagcagcagcaacagcagcaaggTCAACAGGTGGTCGTTGTGAACACCACGACTCCAGTCACCGTCAGCCAAGGACAAGGGCAAGCGGTAATGCTCGAAGAAGTCTACAAGTGTCAGGTGACGTTCCCAGACTctaaatga
- the LOC117219528 gene encoding uncharacterized protein LOC117219528 isoform X2: MVKGNTSMALESNGNNVVWLNTTRPDQIQQSQPIEQPVKCSMFTQTEQTNSFTQTEQSNSSYGDQRQQAAMFDPQQMQQQQAAQGQQSQQQQSQQMYVTTDKKEDKSQQQSATAEFPFYYNVNMLQKVQTNVGTIGAITTDDKGCYRFDVQPVGYNTLLNQMSIAAATNATFKCDICGLVFGHMSLLNHHKRIHNTTPSNLQQQPQQVVVQTPTTVTVATTPERPYTCDICGACFALPGELKSHKTNMHQKPKVQICEDCGSEDPCEHHPTKIKKTIKPGHHPVKRRGVTSVTKCHKCNGTGIIFIGKDDDKLDSGISSLAKCGACKATGRIIIGSGKQNSQNQAEKPFHCNVCDGTFSRYSSLWSHKRLHSGDKPFKCDICGLAFAKAAYLKNHGRVHTGEKPFKCSVCGMQFSQSPHLKNHERIHSGERPYQCEVCEKTFARHSTLWNHRRIHTGEKPYKCSICGSAFNQATHLKNHAKVHTGEKPHRCDICEIGFSDRFALKRHRAIHEKYGQTARNQNANNPTNAQQPNASNQQQQQQPQQQQQQQGQQVVVVNTTTPVTVSQGQGQAVMLEEVYKCQVTFPDSK; the protein is encoded by the exons AT GGTCAAAGGCAACACATCAATGGCCCTAGAATCAAATGGCAACAACGTGGTGTGGTTGAACACAACCCGTCCTGATCAAATACAACAG AGCCAACCGATCGAGCAGCCAGTGAAGTGTTCCATGTTTACTCAAACCGAGCAAACTAATAGTTTTACTCAGACGGAGCAGAGCAATTCAAGCTACGGAGATCAAAGACAG CAAGCAGCAATGTTTGACCCACAACAAATGCAGCAGCAGCAGGCTGCTCAGGGTCAACAGTCGCAGCAGCAGCAGTCACAGCAGATGTATGTCACGACTGACAAGAAGGAGGACAAATCTCAGCAGCAGTCAGCTACTGCAGAGTTTCCCTTCTACTACAATGTCAACATGCTCCAGAAGGTTCAAACAAATGTGGGCACAATTGGCGCAATTACTACCGACGACAAAGGTTGCTATCGTTTTGACGTGCAACCTGTTGGGTACAACACATTGTTGAATCAGATGAGTATCGCGGCTGCCACCAATGCTACCTTCAAGTGTGACATCTGTGGCCTCGTGTTTGGACACATGAGCTTACTGAATCACCACAAACGGATTCATAACACAACGCCTAGTAATCttcaacaacaaccacaacaagtcGTTGTACAAACACCAACAACCGTTACTGTTGCCACCACACCAGAGAGaccatatacctgtgatatatgtGGAGCCTGCTTCGCACTACCAGGAGAATTGAAAAGCCATAAAACAAACATGCATCAAAAACCGAAGGTGCAGATTTGTGAAGATTGTGGTAGTGAGGACCCCTGTGAACATCATCCCACTAAAATTAAAAAGA CTATTAAACCTGGTCATCATCCGGTGAAACGAAGGGGTGTTACCAGTGTGACTAAATGTCATAAGTGTAATGGCACaggaataatttttattg GTAAAGACGACGATAAACTAGATTCTGGAATCAGTTCCCTCGCAAAGTGTGGCGCCTGCAAGGCAACAGGCCGCATCATCATAGGAA GTGGGAAACAAAACAGTCAAAATCAGGCAGAGAAACCGTTTCATTGTAATGTGTGCGATGGAACATTCTCCCGGTACTCGTCGCTTTGGTCCCATAAGAGACTGCATTCTGGAGATAAACCTTTCAAGTGTGATATTTGCGGCTTGGCATTTGCAAAAG CCGCTTATCTGAAGAATCACGGAAGGGTGCATACCGGCGAAAAGCCATTCAAATGCAGTGTCTGTGGCATGCAGTTCTCGCAAAGTCCTCATTTAAAGAACCACGAAAGAATTCATTCTGGTGAACGTCCTTATCAGTGTGAAGTGTGTGAAAAAACATTTGCCAGACATTCGACCCTCTGGAATCACAGGAGGATCCACACAGGCGAAAAACCTTATAAATGTAGTATATGTGGCTCGGCCTTTAATCAAGCTACACATCTGAAGAATCACGCGAAGGTCCACACCGGTGAAAAGCCCCACAG ATGTGATATATGTGAGATCGGATTTTCCGATCGTTTTGCACTGAAGCGTCACCGTGCTATCCATGAAAAGTACGGACAAACAGCCCGGAATCAGAACGCGAACAATCCAACAAACGCACAGCAACCGAATGCGAGCAAccagcagcaacaacagcagccccagcagcagcaacagcagcaaggTCAACAGGTGGTCGTTGTGAACACCACGACTCCAGTCACCGTCAGCCAAGGACAAGGGCAAGCGGTAATGCTCGAAGAAGTCTACAAGTGTCAGGTGACGTTCCCAGACTctaaatga
- the LOC117219528 gene encoding uncharacterized protein LOC117219528 isoform X6 has translation MFTQTEQTNSFTQTEQSNSSYGDQRQQQAAMFDPQQMQQQQAAQGQQSQQQQSQQMYVTTDKKEDKSQQQSATAEFPFYYNVNMLQKVQTNVGTIGAITTDDKGCYRFDVQPVGYNTLLNQMSIAAATNATFKCDICGLVFGHMSLLNHHKRIHNTTPSNLQQQPQQVVVQTPTTVTVATTPERPYTCDICGACFALPGELKSHKTNMHQKPKVQICEDCGSEDPCEHHPTKIKKTIKPGHHPVKRRGVTSVTKCHKCNGTGIIFIGKDDDKLDSGISSLAKCGACKATGRIIIGSGKQNSQNQAEKPFHCNVCDGTFSRYSSLWSHKRLHSGDKPFKCDICGLAFAKAAYLKNHGRVHTGEKPFKCSVCGMQFSQSPHLKNHERIHSGERPYQCEVCEKTFARHSTLWNHRRIHTGEKPYKCSICGSAFNQATHLKNHAKVHTGEKPHRCDICEIGFSDRFALKRHRAIHEKYGQTARNQNANNPTNAQQPNASNQQQQQQPQQQQQQQGQQVVVVNTTTPVTVSQGQGQAVMLEEVYKCQVTFPDSK, from the exons ATGTTTACTCAAACCGAGCAAACTAATAGTTTTACTCAGACGGAGCAGAGCAATTCAAGCTACGGAGATCAAAGACAG CAGCAAGCAGCAATGTTTGACCCACAACAAATGCAGCAGCAGCAGGCTGCTCAGGGTCAACAGTCGCAGCAGCAGCAGTCACAGCAGATGTATGTCACGACTGACAAGAAGGAGGACAAATCTCAGCAGCAGTCAGCTACTGCAGAGTTTCCCTTCTACTACAATGTCAACATGCTCCAGAAGGTTCAAACAAATGTGGGCACAATTGGCGCAATTACTACCGACGACAAAGGTTGCTATCGTTTTGACGTGCAACCTGTTGGGTACAACACATTGTTGAATCAGATGAGTATCGCGGCTGCCACCAATGCTACCTTCAAGTGTGACATCTGTGGCCTCGTGTTTGGACACATGAGCTTACTGAATCACCACAAACGGATTCATAACACAACGCCTAGTAATCttcaacaacaaccacaacaagtcGTTGTACAAACACCAACAACCGTTACTGTTGCCACCACACCAGAGAGaccatatacctgtgatatatgtGGAGCCTGCTTCGCACTACCAGGAGAATTGAAAAGCCATAAAACAAACATGCATCAAAAACCGAAGGTGCAGATTTGTGAAGATTGTGGTAGTGAGGACCCCTGTGAACATCATCCCACTAAAATTAAAAAGA CTATTAAACCTGGTCATCATCCGGTGAAACGAAGGGGTGTTACCAGTGTGACTAAATGTCATAAGTGTAATGGCACaggaataatttttattg GTAAAGACGACGATAAACTAGATTCTGGAATCAGTTCCCTCGCAAAGTGTGGCGCCTGCAAGGCAACAGGCCGCATCATCATAGGAA GTGGGAAACAAAACAGTCAAAATCAGGCAGAGAAACCGTTTCATTGTAATGTGTGCGATGGAACATTCTCCCGGTACTCGTCGCTTTGGTCCCATAAGAGACTGCATTCTGGAGATAAACCTTTCAAGTGTGATATTTGCGGCTTGGCATTTGCAAAAG CCGCTTATCTGAAGAATCACGGAAGGGTGCATACCGGCGAAAAGCCATTCAAATGCAGTGTCTGTGGCATGCAGTTCTCGCAAAGTCCTCATTTAAAGAACCACGAAAGAATTCATTCTGGTGAACGTCCTTATCAGTGTGAAGTGTGTGAAAAAACATTTGCCAGACATTCGACCCTCTGGAATCACAGGAGGATCCACACAGGCGAAAAACCTTATAAATGTAGTATATGTGGCTCGGCCTTTAATCAAGCTACACATCTGAAGAATCACGCGAAGGTCCACACCGGTGAAAAGCCCCACAG ATGTGATATATGTGAGATCGGATTTTCCGATCGTTTTGCACTGAAGCGTCACCGTGCTATCCATGAAAAGTACGGACAAACAGCCCGGAATCAGAACGCGAACAATCCAACAAACGCACAGCAACCGAATGCGAGCAAccagcagcaacaacagcagccccagcagcagcaacagcagcaaggTCAACAGGTGGTCGTTGTGAACACCACGACTCCAGTCACCGTCAGCCAAGGACAAGGGCAAGCGGTAATGCTCGAAGAAGTCTACAAGTGTCAGGTGACGTTCCCAGACTctaaatga